Part of the Nicotiana sylvestris chromosome 2, ASM39365v2, whole genome shotgun sequence genome, ctgccccagcctcggcctctggcacggcctcggcctcgccctctgcccctaataggggctgctaCTGGGGGATCAGGCcgttgcgcggtagaagaggaagcacgtgtcctcgccatttGCGAAAGAACATAGTGGAAAGACAAttagtacttgagaaacagaatcgcacaacaagaatgaacaaggtgaagttttcctaactcagtagcctctgcgggataaatacagacatctctgtaccgatccctcagactctactgagcttgtccgtgagttgcgagacctaagtaacctagtgctctgataccaacttgtcacaacccggattttccaccatcgggtgtcgtgatggcgcctactatcggagctaggcaagccaaatatttaaaacacctttcctgctttctttcaaacaatataataaacgagacaaaatctaagcggaagactttaaatctaaagcaactgaaaaccaaaagtgcggaagtttgaaccaaaatgctacccagagtctggtgtcactagctcacggactactacagaatactacaatcaatgtctgaagggaaaatacatcatgtttgtctgatacaagataaacaaacaaaaaaaacatggaaagggacttcggcctgcgaacgccagctaggctacctcgagagtccctggactaaagatagctcccaaaagtcctactgctgcggtccgtaagctgctccctgatctgtgcaccaaaaatgcgcagagtgtagcatcagcacaaccgaccccatgtgctggtaagtgcctggcctaaccccagcgaagtagtgacgaggctagacagtacctaccacaattaacctgtacagatatatatacaacaagtgcaagaaaacaataacaagataatacaaagtaaaactgggaggggacatgctatcggggagtaacagataaaaatgaaatatcggaaataaatagaagaaactccggtttccatgatatatatatatatatatatatatatataagtggacggcgtgccacacgatcccataatatcatatataagtggacggcgtgccacatgatcccataatatcatatataagtggacggcgtgccacacgatcccataatatcatatataagtggatggcgtgccacacgatcccataatatcatatataagtggatggcgtgccacacgatcccataatatcatatataagtggacggcgtgccacacgatcccataatatcatatataagtggacggcgtgccacacgatcccataatatagttcataatatctgacttcatatagtagaccccttcaggggagaataacaactcaatacctttaacccggcaagggtacagctaacagcccaaaatatcccgacaagggagaatatatatatcagtctacacatcccggcaagggagtattcacaacacattctccttttaaatcattcttcctcaaccgttcacattatatgaaacttatcaaataaacaaggagcttgtgtcacattattcgaattaaaagcaatcaagactcacggtcatgctagactccggtgcatagataaccgtcaccatgcctatacaccgtactccacattagcaagtagcaaatatcatcctaatcctattccctcaagccaaagttagaacaaacacttacctcgaatgctccaaactcaactcacgcttctagtatagctttacctcttgattccaccaccaatccgctcgaatctagtcataagttacttaatcacattaataattactaaatgaatcatccccaatgcatgaaaatagatttttcaagggttttcccaaaaaggtcaaaaatacctccggacccacgtggtcgaaactcgaggttcggaccaaaacccagttacccattcccccatgaatcccaatatatgatttgtttttaaatcggaccccaaattgaggtccaacttctcaatttgtagaaaacctaggttctacccaaaacacccaattttccccatgaaaatctttgatttgaagttgaaattatgttaaaagatgttaaggaataaagaaattaagttagaaatcacttaccaatcgttttggagaaaaaaaagttgtttggaaaatcgcctcttaggttttgggtttttgaaaagtgaaaaatgactgagattttccgaacttgtatacctttctgaggacctggcgcggaccgcacaaaaatgtgttgcggccgcgccgagtgggagaaaaattggggcttctctgaacccttccagcgcggaccgcactgttttggtgcgcgggcgtgctggttgacctgaaaccctagccctcagactcagccacgcggaccgcacagaaaggcatcgcggccgcgcggctccagcgtgGACCGcacggaaatgaccgcggccgcgctggtgtctgcaacacctgaacctgcattttcttaagtccaagacctcccgggccccattcaaaactcacccgagccctcggggctccaaaccaaacatgcacacaaccttaaaaacatcttacggacttactcgtgcgatcaaatcgccaaaataacatcatatacataggatcaagcctcaaacacatgattttctttcttcaactttcataactcaaattctccatttttagtccgaaacacgtcatatgacgtccgtttttagccaaactttacagatagtgcttaacacatatttaagacttgtaccgggcgtcggaaccaaaatacgagcccgatacctatattttctaacccctttttcatttcaaattttcatatcaaatttcagaaaaacaatttctttcaaaaattcatttctcgggcttgggacctcagaatttgattccgggcacacgcccaagtcccatatttttctacggaccctccgggaccgtcgaatcacaggtccgggtccgtttacccaaaatgttgaccgaagtcaacattatgcatattaataccaaaattcatcaaatgtttcacataattcacatattctaacataaaaactttccggttacgcgcccgaactgcgtacgccaatcgaggcaactaaaagcgaggttttcaaggcctcgaaagcgcggaacaaggaagaactacggtgatgacccttcgggtcgtcacagtaGTGCATTTAATAAAGAAAATATCTTCTTCATTAGATTAAAACGCAATTTGTGCAAATTACATAATAGAAATTAAAGAGCTATCTTAGCTAGCAGAAATTaatatgttgatcaactaaataaaacgttgattgctaagttttatggtaaaaacaaaatatttttttagttttgacTCAACAGAAGATGATACCAACAATAACtaccaagaagaatacttaaatactttaataccaatTGGCCTTCTATTGTACATAtttgttgtcaagtttattaTTTCCTACGTATGTTAGtgtcactatatatatatatatttagtatcactatatatataatagactaagttaaaattgatcttccattTAATATAGGTTTATGCCCGTCATGCTAATGAAAAATTAGATTCGCTAAATAACTTATGTAATAATACACATATAGTATATAGAAGTCttgacaataacgtcatacatgcaGAACTTATGATGTTGGTCAATGTGCGTCTAAGTATACGTTTATCCCCAAAATCAACGTTCGTCTTCCGTAACTAAAGAATATCCTTTtgaatttgtgtgaaaataattttcagtatgtttatgttttgtaGTTATAATAAACAAAGCACAAGGACAGACATCCTAAATATTGAACTATATTTATCACAATATGTTTTCTTACACGAATATTATATGTTGCATTTTTCAAGAGAGGTATCAACATCGACAACAAGTGTTCTGGTTTTAGAAGGaaacatatacaaaaaaatacCGTCTATAAAGAAGTGTTCGGTAAGATACCATCACATTAGATACATTTATATTACAATACATAATTATTTACTTAACATGACTAAAACTGATCATTTATGTAAGTCCCGATGATATCCTTTCATTTTGAATTCacgtattatgctaatgtaacaatattttttggcatttaaatTATTGTTGTAGTATTACATAtaaattttctctcattaattaaattttattatttttcatataagtaaatatttaaaccatcatgtgccattattaacgtgcaacgcacgtttaTAGATACTAGTAATATTAAATGACGGTTTAAATAGTGCAATTTTACCTTGTATCATGAAATTTTGAGATTACGTGTTTTTTCCAATGTAGGTTTGTAATTGGTAAAATAAATGTATATTTACCATCTTCAAATTGATTTCTCGGTCACTTCAgtatttatttgaatataaaCTATACTTTAAATATATAATTCTTCAATACTATCAAATTTTCTATCTTTATACTGATGTTAGgttttctatttataatttcgcttgaatagatttttctttgaaaatttgtCCAAACATGTTTGTATCATTGTTGTTTTTGACAAAAAAAGTATCCTATTCCGAAGAaggtttgttttttttatttaaaaaagggTGCGTCGATATATTCTTTCCCTATGAATAATCCAAACAAACATCATGGCCCTATGTAACTCATAATAGGTGCAAAAAAGAACGTCACTTTCTTTCTATCTATGAGATCTAACTTGTCATGTAAATGAAAGCGAGCCGGTGAGGGCAAGTTCGCCAAATACCACAAACCCCCAGAGTAGTATAATTAAGTTAGACTAACAAAATTGTCTAAATATAGGTTTGCGCTTAATGTAACTCAGCTTCTTTTTGGGAAACAAAACTAGATATATATGGGCTAACATGTCTCCAGTGTCCGAGATGTAGATGATGCTCTTTGCCCTTTATTCTACTTTtgtcctctctctctctcccatAAGCAAGTCCAAATAGTTTCAactaatttttcttttttctgcttATAATTTTTTCCCTTAAGCTGCGCCTCCTTTTTCTCTGTCTTTGTCTGAGTTTTCTTGGTATGAACTCATGCTCTGTGAAACTTTCATAGGGTGGTGGTTTTTAAAGTATGGATTTTGGTGGGGTGATGACAATGGAAACCAAACAAGAATCTGCTAATAACATTTCAAAAACAGTCAACTCTCCAGCTGAGACTAACAACTCCTCAAAGATCACTAATGGATCTGGGCAGCAACTGAAACAAGAGAGATCTGGGCCTTGTGATGACACTAATTGTAGGTCATCTAAAGTCCAAAGAGCAGCAGCAGATGACTTCTCTGCCCTTTGTAAGCAGATGCCCCAACAGCAAGGTCCTACTACTCCCACTTTGTTCATGAGATCTGGTTCCCCAAATAATGGACGTGGTCACTCCACTATGCTCAGTTTTTCATCTCCTAAATCTGAAGAATTAATCCCTTTTCTTTCTACTAATAATGCTTCTGCGCAGGACTCATCTAAGAGTCTTGCTTTCCCATTGTTTGACTCTGGATCCCACTATAGCAGAGCTTCAGGTATCAGAAATGTTATGTactaaataattttttaaagttCTTTGGTTGCTTGATTGTGTTTAGATAATGACTGCACATAAGGGGATTTTGGAGATTTGGATGCTAATGACGTGGATTTGCAAAAGATCTGCTTTTAATCACGTTTAGCTGTTTTATTTCCTGTACAGAAGATGGGTCTTTTCAAAGAAATACTGTAGATGTTAGAAAAGAGGTATTCTATACATTCTGATGGTCTTGTCAATAGAAGAAAaacacaaaaaggaaaaaaagtagtTGGAACTTGTGAAGAATCTTTGTCAATGATATCCTATACTGGGTGGAAAATCTGGTAATTTCATGCACATATTGGGTAAATCTGAAACATGATTTAAGGAATGTAAAAAGTAAAGGGTGCAATAAAGTAGGTGCACGaaggaaaaaaagggaaagagaaaaagaaagaaaagatcaGACTTTTTGATATTTGAGTCTCAGATATTTATGAAGTTCAGTCAACCTTATGTGCCTTTTGTTAATTGATCTTTCTGTTTCCTTATCTTTTGATCTGTTATTCACTATACTGTGCAAGTTctcctattgattttgttcaacaAGTCTACTTTCTTAGCTTGTGCTTTTTCTTGGTTCAGCTTATGCCTCTGGAGGTTCAAACGAAAGCACGCGTGGCGCTTTTGTTGCGAGGTTCAGAGGTCCATTTACTCCATCTCAGTGGATGGAATTGGAACATCAGGCTTTGATCTATAAGCACCTTGTGGCAAATGTACCAGTCCCTCACCAGTTGCTCATTCCTCTTAAGAAGTCTCTCAACCCTTATGCATTTTCTGGCTTGTCCTCTGGATCTTATGCCTCCAATTGTAAGAATTTCACTTTTGCTTACCATGTATTTTCACTCTGATCCACATATAAGAGTCCTAATAGATTATTGGTTTTGAGTATAAAACTGTGCATAACTGATACATGCATAATTACGTGAGAATCTATGTGTTATTTTATAAGATTATGTGCATAAGATAAAACTAAGTGTTGCCTTTGGTATCACGATCTCTGCATTGCAATCACTACATATATTCATTGCATAGATATCCATGTATCATTATTCACTGAATCACAGTACATATATTACTATCTCTGCATGGCAAGTCTGCTCCAAATGACTCTTCGGagcctaaaaccttgttgcttgTTTGGCTCAGGATTTTGTTGTGGAGTTGCCAATATCTCTCAAACAATTGGAACCTTTAAACTTTTATTGGATTCTCTAAGGATTTTCACTCAGTACTAATCCAGTTCTATTAATTAATCCTCCGTAACTACTTAAGTATCTCTGTACCTGAATTTGGGATTCTCTTGCTATATTATGTGGCATCTTTTTGCACATTGGTTTCACTTATAATATACCCTTTTTGATCTATGATACACACTGTGTTTAAGAGCATGAAGAACATTCTAAAATGAGTTGTTTTCTATCAATACTTATTTGTTTGCttgtctctttttcttttcaactaTAAATAATCAAACTTATGGCCTATGATAACTAATTTCTCAGCTTTTAATTACTTATAAATTTCTGAGTTTAGTTTCTCTACCATTTGTGCACATATTTGTTGAGGGTCCTCACACTCTAGGTGATTTACATACATGTTTTCTAGGAAATGTACATAAGATCTTTTAATTTTTGAAGGGTTAGAGGATACTGGTGCATTGTAAGGGTTGACACTTTGTCATAGTTTTTTTGACTTTCTTTCCCTAAAGTCGTTTATCAATTATTCAGTCTCGtacattttcttttctgttctttCTCTTGCTTTTCTTTTTGTTCATCTTTTCCCTACTTTGTGGTACCTGTAGGGGGATGGGGTACTTTCCATCTTGGTTTCACTGGCAACACCGATCCAGAGCCTGGTAGGTGTCGTCGAACAGATGGAAAGAAATGGCGGTGCTCACGAGAAGCTGTCCCTGATCAGAAGTACTGTGAAAGGCACATAAACAGAGGTCGCCATCGTTCAAGAAAGCCTGTGGAAGGTCAGAATGGCCATGCTGTCGCTGGATCCACCAATTCAAAGGTGGCATCAGTCGCACCCTCCTCATCAGCGATGGTGATATCCAGCAGCGGCACATCCAACAGCCTTGGTGCTGTTCAGCACCAGTTTAATAGCTTGCAGCCCACTGCTGCCAATCCTTCCACTGAGCAGCTTGTCAACAGGTACTAAATGCTTAAGTAATGACAGCTAGTTGATATGCACATTATAATGCTTTCATCTCCTTCTCAACCTTGAAATAGATATCTTTATTTTCTCTTAGGTGTTAAACCGAAATTTGAAATTTCTTCTCTAGGTTTTAATAATGAAAAAGGGTTGTTAACTTGTCATCAAGACCTGCAGGGATAGAAGGAAAAAGGAACTGGAAATGCATTACATGTTTATTATTCTTTGGTCCTAATTAGTAAGTATGTAAATGACAGAATCCTGTCTAAAAAAAGTATGTATATGACAGAATGCAAGATCATAAAGGTGTCTCTATGATATCTCCAACAATTGGTTTGAAGCCCAAGGACTCAGCTATTTCGATTCAAAAGCAACATAATGGATTTGAACTGTCGTCGCTGTCAGAATTTGGACTTGTCTCGTCAGATTCCCTTCTCAATCCTTCACAAAGAAGTTCCTTTGTAAATCCTAAGAATTCTAATGCTTTCATAGATTTCAATGACCAAGAACAAAGTGAACAACATCCAGTTCACCATTTCATTGATGGCTGGACTAAGGAACAGTCTTCACGTGCCTCTGCATCTTGGCCCGAAGAACTAAAATCAGACTGGACTCAACTGTCTATGTCCATTCCCATGGCTGCCTCAGATTTCTCATCATCATCGAATTCTCCTTGTCAAGAGAAGCTCGCTCTTTCACCCTTAAGGTTATCTCGTGATTTTGACCCGATTCAAATGGGCTTGGGAGTAACAAATAGCCATGGTAAACCTATGCAAAAGACAGTTAATTGGTTACCAGTATCCTGGGAAAATGCACTTGGTGGACCACTAGGCGAGGTCCTGAATAGTACTGCTGGTAATGCAGGAGATGGCAAGAACTCTTCAGCTCTGAACCTGGCAACAGAGATGTGGGATACCAGCCCTCCATTTGGATCATCTCCTAGGGGTGTCCTGCAGAAGTCAACCTTTGTTTCACTCTCAAACAGCAGCTCAGGAGGTAGTCCCCGAGCTGACAGCAAGAAGGTTCATGAGGGTGCTGGCATGTGCGATGAGGTGATCGGTTCAACACTGGCTGCTTCCTTGTGTATTCCCTCGATGTAAGTCCTGTCTGTTTTATAAAAGACACTAGCGGTGTACTTGACTGATCCAGAACAGTGGATCAAAGTGCACTTTGAGAAAGTTGATGATGATAATCTCCCTAGTTTGCTGTTTATCTTGTCTTGCTCGGCATGTTTGTCAAAGCAGATATTTTCGACAAGTATGTGTTGTAACTTTATTTAACAGACCTTTGATTTTCTCTTATCCTTCCGGAGAACTCAACGTATTTGTGATTGTTACCTTGTTTTTTCCTGTAAACGAATGTGGAACTCTCATTTACTTAAGCTTTTCTTTATTGGATGTCACATTTTAAATTGCAGTTTGCACTTTAGAGTTGAAATTCACAGGCTGCTTTTGGGGCGTCTTGATTAGTTTATACTGCATaatgaaagtacaagagggggttaagtgtttatttttaaaattaattgttATAAGTTGATTAGTTTTtcaattagtcgactagatgTAATAGCGAGATATCAAGAGGTGCAAAATTAAAATGCAGAAGTAAAGTGTAGGAATTAAAGACACCGAAGTTTTTATACTGGTttgaattcaatgtgaatcctagtccaatcctcttgggttgcaagggagttctgTTTCAATGATTGAGTTTCTTGAGTACAAAGTAATGGTGTAGTTTACACCAACAACTCAGTTTTTATGTCATTCATCTTTTCTTGATACAATGTCTCCCCggtatttttttctctttcttctctaacttgttacacaGCAGATTTAGTAGagctacaatgtttgtttgcagtAAAACAAAGAGAGGGTAACTAGTTTGATCAAAGTATGTATCTCTAAGTCTTAAGGTTGTGTATAAATACTTTGTAGGAGACCGTTACTGAAGAAATTtgccaacccaagagatttgatccttggaaagaaattgattctttccaagaataagctTAATTCCCGTTACTCTTCCTTGGTGTGTGGACTTTGACAGCTTTCCATCTTTAAGTCTTGATAGCTCCGGATTTGCTCCTTAAATCTGGGTCCTTCCATCTTCAatgctttttttcctttttagctCTTCAAGCTATCTCTGATTGATTTTCTTGCCGGATTCTCAGTGCTTCTTTTCCTTTTGTGTTTTACTCCCCCTCAATGAGTGCAATTGACTCCCCCTCAATAGGTGCCATTGGGACTACTTCCTTTAGTCGACTTCTCCTGTAGTATTTATAGTCGACTCCCCGTGCAATGAATGTGCCTGCATGAATATATGGATAGCAGTCTTCTCCCCCTTTTTGACATCAACAAAGAGGATAAAAACAACAATACACTAAAGCATAATTGTAGCAGGAAATGCATTATATGCATGCAGAGTTAtagc contains:
- the LOC104238330 gene encoding growth-regulating factor 1-like is translated as MDFGGVMTMETKQESANNISKTVNSPAETNNSSKITNGSGQQLKQERSGPCDDTNCRSSKVQRAAADDFSALCKQMPQQQGPTTPTLFMRSGSPNNGRGHSTMLSFSSPKSEELIPFLSTNNASAQDSSKSLAFPLFDSGSHYSRASAYASGGSNESTRGAFVARFRGPFTPSQWMELEHQALIYKHLVANVPVPHQLLIPLKKSLNPYAFSGLSSGSYASNWGWGTFHLGFTGNTDPEPGRCRRTDGKKWRCSREAVPDQKYCERHINRGRHRSRKPVEGQNGHAVAGSTNSKVASVAPSSSAMVISSSGTSNSLGAVQHQFNSLQPTAANPSTEQLVNRMQDHKGVSMISPTIGLKPKDSAISIQKQHNGFELSSLSEFGLVSSDSLLNPSQRSSFVNPKNSNAFIDFNDQEQSEQHPVHHFIDGWTKEQSSRASASWPEELKSDWTQLSMSIPMAASDFSSSSNSPCQEKLALSPLRLSRDFDPIQMGLGVTNSHGKPMQKTVNWLPVSWENALGGPLGEVLNSTAGNAGDGKNSSALNLATEMWDTSPPFGSSPRGVLQKSTFVSLSNSSSGGSPRADSKKVHEGAGMCDEVIGSTLAASLCIPSM